A stretch of the Photobacterium toruni genome encodes the following:
- a CDS encoding insulinase family protein: MHTSPNDHKQYRYLTLANELRVLLVHDAEAPRSAAALSVEIGHFDDPMDRQGMAHFLEHMLFLGTEKYPRVGEFQTFINRNGGSNNAWTGTENTTFFFEISPHTFEEGLDRFGQFFTAPLFNEDAVDKERQAVDSEYKLKIKDDVRRLYQVQKETINQAHPFAKFSVGDLTTLDDRNGQSVRDDLLTFYHQHYSADVMGLVLLGPQSLDQLEQYTQDFFSQIPNATTKKLAIDVPFVTDNECQKFIQIEPIKELRKLTLSFALPSVDAHYQIKPLSYIAHLLGNEGTGSLMAILKQRGLINTLTAGGGVSGNNFREFTIGLNLTPKGQHHTDEIVQCVFAFISLIKQQGLNNWRYQEKKSVLEMAFRYQEKSRPLDTVSYLVMNLLHYNAEDIIYGDYMMEGYDQDLLEQLLAYFTVSNMRLTLVAQGGYYDRVAAWYDTPYSVTPFTPLQIESWTNVSLDAALFLPEANIYLCEKFEPLPLEAGSELPPQLIQDLPGFRLWHKQEHDFRVPKGIVYVAIDSPHAVSSTANIVKTRLCVELLLEAINESAYPAEIAGMSYNLYAHQGGVTLQLSGFSEKQPQLMQLILERFKNRHFTQQRFDNIKAQMLRNWRNVAEDKPISQLFNQLTGLLQPNNPPYPHLIEALETITIDDLPPFVEAMFAELHIDTFVYGNWIKKDALALAETLKDAFRVTDQLYGESQRPLVHLKNSGTLTYELDCHHEDSAILMYYQSRQTTPKKIAIYTLANHLMSTTFFHELRTKQQLGYMVGTGNLPLNRHPGLILYIQSPVAEPRYLSDAIDDFTNAFALVLLELNEAQWQASKTGLIAQISEPDTNLRSRAQRFWVSIGNKDEDFNQRQLVVEQLKKLTRADMIKFIVDTVKPRTANRLVMYYMGKTHHDAEPLTIGKAIESIADFQKNAY, encoded by the coding sequence GTGCATACTAGTCCTAACGATCATAAGCAGTATCGCTATCTTACTTTAGCGAATGAACTTCGAGTATTACTCGTTCATGATGCTGAAGCGCCTCGCTCTGCTGCGGCTTTATCGGTAGAGATTGGTCACTTTGATGATCCAATGGATCGCCAAGGTATGGCACACTTTCTTGAGCATATGCTTTTTCTTGGTACTGAAAAATACCCTCGTGTCGGTGAATTCCAAACATTTATCAACCGTAATGGCGGCAGTAATAATGCATGGACAGGCACCGAAAACACCACGTTTTTCTTTGAAATCAGTCCCCATACTTTTGAGGAAGGACTCGATCGCTTTGGTCAATTTTTCACGGCCCCATTATTCAATGAAGATGCCGTTGATAAAGAACGACAAGCCGTTGATTCAGAATATAAACTAAAAATAAAAGACGATGTTCGTCGTTTATATCAAGTGCAAAAAGAAACCATTAATCAAGCGCATCCTTTTGCTAAATTTTCTGTTGGCGATCTCACTACTCTTGATGATCGTAATGGTCAATCTGTTCGTGATGATTTATTAACTTTTTATCATCAACATTATTCTGCTGATGTTATGGGCTTGGTGTTATTAGGCCCACAATCATTAGATCAGCTAGAACAATATACTCAAGATTTCTTTAGCCAAATTCCCAATGCTACCACTAAAAAGTTAGCAATCGACGTGCCATTTGTTACTGATAACGAGTGTCAGAAGTTCATTCAAATTGAACCAATTAAAGAATTACGTAAATTAACCTTATCTTTTGCATTACCGTCTGTTGATGCGCATTATCAAATTAAACCGCTGTCATACATTGCTCATTTATTAGGTAATGAAGGCACAGGCAGTTTAATGGCAATTCTCAAACAACGTGGTTTAATTAATACCCTTACCGCTGGCGGCGGTGTTAGTGGTAATAATTTCCGTGAGTTTACAATTGGTTTAAATTTAACCCCTAAAGGTCAACATCATACTGATGAGATCGTTCAATGCGTATTTGCTTTTATTTCGCTAATAAAACAACAAGGGCTGAATAATTGGCGTTACCAAGAAAAGAAATCAGTATTAGAAATGGCTTTTCGTTATCAAGAAAAAAGTCGTCCACTTGATACCGTTAGCTATTTAGTCATGAATCTACTCCATTACAACGCAGAAGATATTATCTACGGCGATTATATGATGGAAGGCTATGATCAAGACTTACTTGAACAACTCTTAGCTTACTTTACCGTTAGTAATATGCGACTCACTTTAGTGGCTCAAGGCGGTTATTACGATCGCGTAGCGGCTTGGTATGATACTCCTTATTCTGTGACGCCATTTACACCGCTGCAAATTGAAAGCTGGACCAATGTAAGCCTTGATGCGGCGTTATTCTTACCTGAAGCTAATATCTATTTGTGTGAAAAATTCGAACCTTTACCGCTAGAGGCTGGCTCAGAATTACCCCCACAGCTAATTCAAGATCTACCAGGGTTTCGTTTATGGCATAAACAAGAGCATGATTTTCGCGTGCCAAAAGGCATTGTGTATGTTGCCATCGATAGCCCACATGCCGTCAGTTCAACCGCAAATATTGTTAAAACACGTTTGTGTGTAGAGTTATTATTAGAAGCGATCAATGAATCTGCTTATCCCGCTGAAATTGCAGGAATGTCTTATAATCTTTATGCTCACCAAGGTGGAGTAACGCTTCAACTTTCAGGCTTTAGTGAAAAACAACCGCAGTTAATGCAATTGATTTTAGAGCGCTTTAAAAATCGGCACTTTACTCAACAACGATTTGATAATATCAAAGCTCAAATGTTGCGTAATTGGCGTAATGTCGCCGAAGATAAACCAATTTCGCAACTGTTTAATCAATTAACGGGGTTATTACAGCCAAACAATCCGCCTTATCCACACCTGATTGAAGCTCTGGAAACCATCACTATTGATGACCTTCCTCCATTTGTTGAAGCGATGTTTGCAGAACTTCACATTGATACTTTTGTCTATGGTAACTGGATCAAGAAAGATGCATTAGCACTGGCTGAAACACTAAAAGATGCCTTTAGGGTCACAGATCAATTATACGGTGAATCTCAGCGTCCATTAGTGCATTTAAAAAACAGTGGAACGTTAACCTATGAGCTAGATTGTCATCATGAAGACTCTGCTATTTTAATGTATTACCAATCACGCCAAACGACACCTAAAAAAATTGCCATTTACACGCTGGCAAACCATTTGATGTCGACTACATTTTTCCATGAATTACGTACTAAACAACAACTAGGCTATATGGTAGGAACGGGAAATTTACCCTTAAACCGTCACCCGGGCTTGATTTTATATATTCAATCTCCTGTGGCTGAGCCTCGTTACTTATCAGATGCTATTGATGATTTTACTAATGCATTTGCACTGGTGTTATTAGAGCTTAATGAAGCACAATGGCAAGCTAGCAAAACAGGACTTATTGCACAAATTTCTGAGCCAGATACAAACCTTCGCTCACGTGCACAACGCTTTTGGGTCAGTATTGGTAATAAAGATGAAGACTTTAATCAGCGTCAATTAGTGGTTGAACAGTTAAAAAAACTCACACGAGCTGACATGATTAAATTTATTGTTGATACGGTTAAACCTCGAACAGCTAACCGCTTGGTGATGTATTACATGGGGAAAACTCACCATGATGCCGAACCATTAACTATCGGCAAAGCGATTGAGTCTATTGCAGATTTTCAGAAAAACGCATACTAA
- the fadJ gene encoding fatty acid oxidation complex subunit alpha FadJ: protein MTQSAFSLSYGDNGIGWLKIDVANETMNTLQAAFADQVSAVLMELSTHTDLKGLVVYSGKTDNFIAGADIRMLANCETAAEAEALANKGQQLFMALEDLPIHVVAAIHGPCLGGGLELALACHSRICTEADITRLGLPEVQLGLLPGSGGTQRLPRLIGVANSLELMLTGKQLRAKQALKKGIVDQVVPLSILLQVAEKIALTAKPIRTHSFQDWAMAGNAFGRSVVFDQAAKKAQQKARGCYPAIDAILDTVKYGLEKGMKAGLEQEAKVFGDLVMTTESRALRDIFFATTAMKKEKGADAEPINIDRIAILGGGLMGGGIAHVSAIKAGYAVRIKDITNDGIQHALAYNYAILNKQCQRRIIRKPQLQQQMLRITGGTDYRGMAHADVVIEAVFEDVALKQQMVQEIEANTSEHTIFATNTSSIPIHQIAKNAQRPQNIVGLHYFSPVEKMPLVEVIPHTTTSPTTIATVVALAKKQGKTPIVVADKAGFYVNRILAPYMNEAAQILLAGEPIEHIDTALLNFGFPVGPITLLDEVGVDIGAKISPILEAELGERFAPLAMFEWLQQDGRQGRKNGKGFYLYNTKSKEVDKSVYTLLGVEPQQQLTEVEIAIRCTLMMLNEAARCLDEGVIQSVRDGDIGAIFGIGFPPFLGGPFSYMDHLGIDLVVDMMRQYSDSYGERFAPCDYLVEMAQAEKRFY from the coding sequence ATGACACAATCTGCATTTAGTTTATCTTATGGTGATAATGGCATCGGTTGGCTTAAAATCGATGTTGCTAATGAAACCATGAATACGTTACAAGCGGCTTTTGCTGACCAAGTTAGTGCTGTCTTAATGGAATTGAGTACCCATACCGATCTCAAAGGATTAGTGGTTTATTCAGGTAAAACGGATAATTTCATTGCTGGTGCTGATATTCGAATGTTGGCTAACTGTGAAACTGCCGCTGAAGCTGAAGCATTAGCAAATAAAGGCCAACAACTATTTATGGCCCTTGAAGATTTGCCTATTCATGTTGTAGCCGCTATTCATGGACCGTGTCTAGGCGGAGGATTAGAGCTAGCATTGGCTTGTCATAGTCGTATTTGTACTGAAGCTGATATTACACGGTTAGGATTACCTGAAGTGCAATTAGGTTTGTTGCCAGGTTCGGGGGGGACACAACGTTTACCGCGATTAATTGGTGTGGCTAATAGTTTAGAATTGATGCTAACGGGCAAGCAATTACGAGCGAAACAAGCGCTTAAAAAAGGCATTGTTGATCAAGTCGTTCCGTTGAGTATTTTGTTACAAGTGGCTGAAAAAATAGCGTTAACGGCTAAACCTATTCGAACCCATTCATTTCAAGACTGGGCGATGGCGGGTAATGCGTTTGGTCGAAGTGTTGTGTTTGATCAGGCCGCTAAAAAAGCCCAACAAAAAGCCCGTGGTTGTTATCCTGCAATTGATGCGATTTTAGATACCGTAAAATACGGCTTAGAAAAAGGGATGAAAGCTGGGCTTGAACAAGAAGCGAAGGTTTTTGGTGATTTAGTTATGACGACGGAATCAAGAGCCTTACGTGATATTTTCTTTGCCACGACAGCAATGAAAAAAGAAAAAGGCGCTGATGCTGAGCCGATTAACATTGATCGAATCGCAATACTTGGTGGCGGTTTAATGGGAGGCGGAATTGCTCATGTCTCTGCGATTAAAGCGGGCTATGCGGTGCGAATTAAAGATATTACTAACGATGGTATTCAACATGCATTAGCGTACAACTACGCTATTTTAAATAAGCAATGCCAACGACGTATTATTCGAAAACCACAGCTTCAACAGCAGATGTTACGTATTACAGGTGGGACAGATTATCGTGGAATGGCACATGCTGATGTAGTGATTGAAGCTGTATTTGAAGATGTTGCGCTTAAACAGCAGATGGTTCAAGAAATTGAAGCCAATACATCTGAGCATACAATTTTTGCAACGAATACATCATCTATTCCTATTCATCAAATTGCTAAAAATGCTCAGCGACCACAAAATATTGTTGGTTTACACTATTTTAGCCCTGTTGAAAAAATGCCACTAGTGGAAGTAATTCCTCATACAACAACGTCCCCAACAACCATTGCAACCGTAGTCGCCCTAGCCAAAAAACAAGGTAAAACTCCGATTGTTGTTGCAGATAAAGCCGGTTTTTATGTTAACCGTATTTTAGCGCCATATATGAATGAAGCGGCTCAAATATTATTAGCTGGCGAGCCGATTGAACATATAGATACTGCATTGCTTAATTTTGGTTTTCCTGTTGGACCAATAACATTACTTGATGAAGTTGGAGTTGATATTGGCGCTAAGATCAGTCCAATTTTAGAAGCGGAATTAGGCGAACGTTTTGCCCCTCTTGCAATGTTTGAATGGCTGCAACAAGATGGTCGTCAAGGCCGTAAAAATGGCAAAGGTTTTTATTTATATAACACTAAGAGTAAAGAAGTAGATAAATCTGTTTATACCTTACTCGGTGTTGAGCCTCAACAACAATTAACCGAAGTGGAAATTGCAATTCGTTGTACTTTAATGATGTTGAATGAAGCTGCACGTTGTTTGGATGAGGGGGTTATTCAATCCGTTCGTGACGGTGATATTGGGGCTATTTTTGGTATTGGTTTTCCTCCGTTTCTTGGTGGACCATTTAGTTATATGGATCATTTAGGTATCGATTTAGTGGTCGATATGATGCGTCAATACAGTGACTCTTATGGTGAACGATTTGCACCTTGTGATTATTTAGTTGAAATGGCACAAGCAGAAAAACGGTTTTATTAA
- the fadI gene encoding acetyl-CoA C-acyltransferase FadI codes for MTGLQKITTHNGERIAIVSGLRTPFARQSTAFDRLSALDLGKLVINEMLQTADFDPQLIEQVVFGQVVQMPEAPNIAREIVLGTGMNVHTDAYSVSRACATSFQAAVNVTESIMAGTIDIGIAGGADSTSMLPIGVSKKMAATLLALSKAKTMPARLKLISALSVKDLMPVPPAVAEYSTGLSMGQTAEQMAKSHAISREEQDAFAHRSHCLAAQAWQDGVLSHEVMTAFSAPYQQWIDRDNNVRQDSTLATYAKLTPAFDRLHGSVTAANSTPLTDGAAAILLMREGRAKELGLTPLGYIRSYAFAAIDVTEDMLMGPAYASPLALERAGLTLGDLSLIDMHEAFAAQTLANVKMFGSQRFAKQKLGRSNAIGDIDMDKFNVLGGSIAYGHPFAATGARMIIQTLHELQRRGGGFALNTACAAGGLGAAMILEAE; via the coding sequence ATGACGGGTCTTCAAAAAATCACCACACATAACGGTGAACGTATTGCTATTGTTAGCGGTTTACGAACGCCATTCGCACGTCAATCAACCGCATTTGATCGTTTATCAGCCCTTGATTTGGGTAAATTAGTTATCAATGAAATGTTGCAAACGGCTGATTTTGATCCTCAGTTAATTGAACAAGTTGTCTTTGGGCAAGTTGTCCAGATGCCAGAAGCCCCCAATATTGCGCGTGAAATTGTATTAGGGACCGGAATGAATGTTCATACTGATGCTTATAGTGTCAGCCGCGCCTGTGCAACTAGTTTTCAAGCTGCCGTTAATGTCACTGAAAGTATTATGGCAGGTACGATTGATATTGGTATTGCTGGCGGCGCAGATTCAACCTCAATGCTTCCGATTGGGGTAAGTAAAAAAATGGCAGCAACATTATTGGCACTTAGCAAAGCTAAAACGATGCCCGCCCGTTTGAAATTAATCAGTGCGTTAAGTGTTAAAGATTTAATGCCAGTTCCTCCTGCCGTTGCAGAATATTCCACAGGTCTAAGTATGGGGCAAACGGCTGAACAAATGGCAAAAAGTCATGCGATTAGTCGCGAAGAACAAGATGCGTTTGCCCATCGTTCTCATTGTTTAGCCGCACAAGCATGGCAAGATGGAGTGCTTAGTCATGAAGTAATGACAGCATTTTCAGCACCTTATCAACAATGGATTGATCGTGATAATAATGTTCGCCAAGATTCAACATTGGCAACATACGCAAAGTTAACGCCTGCTTTTGATCGATTACATGGCAGTGTTACTGCGGCCAATTCAACGCCATTAACGGATGGGGCCGCTGCGATCTTGTTAATGCGAGAAGGGCGGGCGAAAGAATTAGGACTAACACCTCTAGGATATATTCGGTCGTATGCGTTTGCTGCCATTGATGTTACTGAAGATATGCTAATGGGTCCGGCTTATGCGAGCCCGTTAGCACTTGAACGGGCTGGATTAACCCTTGGCGATTTAAGCTTAATTGATATGCATGAGGCATTTGCAGCACAGACATTAGCTAACGTAAAGATGTTTGGATCTCAACGGTTTGCAAAACAAAAACTGGGTCGGTCCAATGCCATTGGCGATATCGATATGGATAAGTTTAATGTATTAGGCGGTTCTATTGCTTATGGTCATCCTTTTGCTGCTACTGGCGCCAGAATGATTATTCAAACATTACATGAATTGCAACGTCGAGGCGGAGGTTTTGCACTGAATACCGCTTGTGCTGCGGGTGGTCTGGGTGCTGCGATGATTTTGGAGGCAGAATAA
- a CDS encoding sigma-70 family RNA polymerase sigma factor, with the protein MIKKFFSNKKASATVCLNMNKQKRYEALVRAWHQDLYRYAYWLCHDPHIAEDLVQETCLRAWKSLDNLQDDNAAKAWLITILRRENARRFERKQFDLVDIDDHHIADTKPSIEMDTEQYLLHRLIMKLTPEYREPLILQVMAGFNGDEIAGILNLNRNTVMTRLFRARNQLKEQLEKKTTQQGNHNG; encoded by the coding sequence ATGATAAAAAAATTTTTTAGTAACAAAAAGGCTTCTGCTACGGTCTGTTTAAATATGAATAAACAAAAACGTTATGAAGCCCTTGTTCGAGCTTGGCATCAAGACCTATATCGCTATGCGTATTGGCTCTGTCATGATCCCCATATTGCCGAAGATTTAGTGCAGGAGACATGTCTGCGTGCATGGAAATCATTAGATAATTTGCAAGATGATAATGCCGCCAAAGCCTGGCTAATCACTATATTACGGCGTGAAAATGCACGTCGATTTGAACGAAAACAATTTGATTTAGTAGATATTGATGATCATCATATAGCAGACACAAAACCCAGTATTGAAATGGATACTGAACAATATTTACTGCACCGATTAATTATGAAGCTAACACCAGAATATCGAGAGCCTCTGATACTACAAGTCATGGCTGGGTTTAATGGTGATGAAATAGCTGGAATCTTAAATCTTAATCGTAATACTGTTATGACGCGACTTTTTCGTGCTCGAAACCAATTAAAAGAACAACTTGAAAAAAAAACAACTCAACAGGGGAATCATAATGGATGA
- a CDS encoding DUF3379 family protein: MDDLEFRRRLLANPNDNDPELVKTKNQSTTNRHFANELQQLDLKLKQTINVDIPENLADRILFHQSSQAQPKNHHPYKRYLSYGLAASVMFFVGVMVGQQQLSPQQPQSQVFTPTSMSAIALQHVNAEARFVEHTDEAVTLQQVNAKLKPFGTSMNQLPGHIYYLNYCGFDGNRALHMIVGTDKGKMTVFIVPQTSSQIATDSDNINQSLLLPLQDASLIVVGDKDDKLMPIAEKLKSELYWQI; the protein is encoded by the coding sequence ATGGATGATCTAGAGTTTCGTCGGCGCCTTTTGGCGAATCCGAATGATAATGATCCAGAACTGGTTAAGACTAAAAATCAGTCGACGACTAATCGTCACTTCGCTAATGAGTTACAACAATTAGATCTTAAATTAAAACAAACAATTAATGTCGATATTCCAGAAAATCTTGCTGATCGCATTCTGTTTCATCAATCAAGTCAGGCGCAACCAAAAAATCATCATCCGTATAAACGTTATTTATCTTACGGATTAGCAGCATCCGTGATGTTTTTTGTCGGTGTCATGGTGGGTCAACAACAGCTTTCCCCTCAACAACCACAATCACAAGTATTTACACCAACCTCAATGTCAGCGATAGCATTACAACACGTCAACGCTGAAGCACGGTTTGTTGAACATACCGATGAAGCAGTTACATTGCAGCAAGTTAATGCCAAACTTAAACCATTTGGTACCAGTATGAACCAATTACCCGGTCATATTTACTACCTGAATTATTGTGGCTTTGATGGTAACCGCGCATTACATATGATTGTAGGAACAGACAAAGGCAAAATGACCGTCTTTATAGTGCCGCAAACAAGTTCACAAATAGCGACAGATAGTGACAATATCAATCAAAGTTTATTATTACCGCTCCAAGATGCCAGCTTAATCGTTGTCGGTGATAAAGACGATAAATTAATGCCAATCGCAGAAAAGCTTAAATCTGAACTTTATTGGCAAATCTAG
- a CDS encoding outer membrane protein transport protein, giving the protein MNKKQIFTRSVITVAIAVASSQTMAAGFQLNAQSATGLGRAFSGDGVIADNASTMAKNAASMALFDAPALSLGVIAIDTDVQVKNTKFLGQNIDNASIGGTSYAPNIYYIQPINDKFSVGASLYSNFGTKTEFKEGYKADLFGGLTDVKSVNLGLSAAYRINQHFSVGGGLDIIHGSGKLQRGNAQALNIDADGMALGYNLGAIYEYNQNNRFGLSYRYSPTLKAKGDIHYAGKNLSNEKLIMPLPDMIEFSGFNKLNDKFAVHYSVQWIRWSEFDNLATTGNSFSKQYEWQDGWHYSLGGTYYLNNDWTLRAGYMHDTSAQNERTSISVPDSARNWLSSGFSYHIDSKSTIDFGLTYLIGKDVNVNEKLSDKLPIGIKATTRADAWLYGLQYSRSF; this is encoded by the coding sequence ATGAACAAGAAGCAGATATTTACACGCTCAGTTATTACTGTAGCTATCGCCGTAGCATCATCACAAACAATGGCTGCAGGTTTTCAATTGAATGCCCAATCAGCCACGGGTTTAGGTCGTGCATTCTCTGGTGATGGTGTTATTGCTGATAACGCATCAACCATGGCTAAAAACGCCGCTTCAATGGCTCTTTTTGACGCGCCTGCATTATCATTAGGTGTTATTGCTATTGATACTGATGTTCAAGTAAAAAACACTAAATTTCTAGGGCAGAATATTGATAATGCATCAATTGGTGGCACTAGTTACGCACCAAACATCTACTACATTCAACCTATCAACGATAAATTTTCAGTAGGTGCTTCGCTGTATTCAAACTTTGGCACTAAAACTGAGTTTAAAGAAGGTTATAAAGCTGATCTTTTTGGCGGCTTAACGGACGTTAAAAGTGTTAACTTAGGTTTAAGTGCTGCTTACCGTATTAACCAACACTTTAGCGTGGGTGGTGGTTTAGACATTATTCATGGTAGCGGTAAACTACAACGTGGTAATGCACAAGCATTGAATATCGATGCTGATGGTATGGCATTAGGCTACAACCTTGGCGCTATTTATGAATACAATCAAAATAACCGCTTTGGTTTATCTTACCGTTATAGCCCGACGCTAAAAGCGAAAGGTGATATTCATTATGCGGGTAAAAATTTAAGTAACGAAAAATTGATCATGCCATTACCAGACATGATTGAGTTTTCTGGCTTTAACAAACTTAATGATAAATTTGCGGTGCATTATAGTGTGCAATGGATCCGTTGGAGTGAGTTTGATAATTTAGCCACAACGGGTAATTCTTTCAGTAAACAATATGAATGGCAGGATGGCTGGCACTACTCATTAGGTGGTACTTACTACCTCAACAACGATTGGACATTGCGTGCTGGTTACATGCATGACACCAGTGCTCAAAATGAGCGTACCTCTATCTCTGTACCAGATTCTGCCCGTAACTGGTTATCAAGTGGTTTCAGCTACCATATTGACAGTAAATCAACCATCGACTTTGGTCTAACTTACCTAATTGGTAAAGATGTTAATGTTAATGAAAAACTTTCAGATAAGTTACCTATTGGCATAAAAGCAACTACACGTGCTGATGCATGGCTATATGGTCTTCAATATAGCCGTTCATTCTAA